GACCAGTTGCTGCGTTCAAAATTAAGTCCTTATTAGCTCTACCCATCTCATTTGGGCAAGAGTTATTTGGTCTAGTTTTTTTATTTGATTATGGAGTTCCAATGAACTTAACAAATTCAGAAGTTCAAAGTGTTGAAGCTTATGTAAATATGGCTGCGGTCGCAATTCAAAATGCAAATAATTTAAAACAAAAAGAAAACCTTATTGCCGAGAAGCAGCTGTTACTAAATGTTACCCGTGATTTATCAATGTGTTCCTCGATACAGGAGAGTTTTGATAAATGTTTTTTTTACTTAGGACAGATTTTAGAGAGTAAAAACATGGCAGCTCACCTTTTAGACCCCCTAGACAAAACAACGATTAAAACAACGAAGTTAAGCAAGGAATGTGATTGGACAGAAGCGGATTGGGTGGAGAAAAGCTATGAAGCCAAGATCCAAGAGGTTATCCAAACAAAAAATATAGATAGTAATGGTCTACTGATGATTCCATTGGTTTCAATGGGAGAAGTATTAGGGGTAATCGTCGTTGGCAAAGAGGGAAAAGCTCACAATTATGATAATTCCCAAATACAACTGGCAAAATCTATCGTTGATGCTACAGCGCCTACGTTTTCAAACTTGTTATATATGGATAGACTTGAAAGCATGGTGGAAGAGCGAACGAGAGAACTAGCTGTTGCTAATGAAAAAGTTACAAGTGTGATTGAAAGTATTACGGATGGATTCTTTACTTTAAATAATACGTGGGAATTTACGTACGTAAATAAGCATCAATATTTTCCACAAAGAAAAACAGCAAAAGATGTATTAGGAAAGAATATATGGGAGATTTTCCCGAGTAGCATTGACGAAGTCATGTATAAGGAACTTCATCGTGTAATGTCAGAGCGAACTACAGTGTATTTTGAATTTTTTTCTGCCCCAGATGAATATTGGCACGAAGTTATTGCATACCCGTATGATGATGGTATTTGTTGTATTTTTAAAAACATAACGGAAAAAAAGCAATATGAGCAGGAATTGAAAAGGTTATCCAACATAGATTTAATAGGGCAAATGGCAGCTGGTATCAGCCATGAGATTAGAAATCCAATGACAACAGTACGAGGGTTTTTGCAGTTATTAAAAGAAGAGCCCACCTATGAGAAACATAATAAGCACTTTAATTTAATGATTGAAGAACTTGACCGTGCCAATTCTATTATTACTGAATTTCTCTCAATGGGTAATACAAGGAAATCGGATTTGCAGATGTTAGATTTAAATTCAATTATCTGTGATATTATTCCTTTAATAAAGATTGATACGCATAATCAAAATAAATATATTCAAGTCGATACAAATGACATTCCGGAATTACTTTTAAATCGTAATGAGATACGACAATTATTAATAAACTTATACCGGAATGGCTTAGAAGCGATGGATAAAGAGAAAGTTCTAACCATTAGCACCTATAAAGAAGGTCGAGATTGTGTCGTGCTTGCAGTGAGGGATCAAGGAAAAGGTATCAGGCCTGAAGTATTAGAAAAACTAGGTACTCCATTTTACACGACCAAACATAATGGAACTGGATTGGGGTTAGGTGTATGCTATGCCATTGCTGCCCGTCATAATGCAAAAATAGAAATTCAAACGGGATCCGAAGGCACTACCTTTTTTGTTAAATTTGATTATCTAAATAATAAAAAATAACCTTATTTAGATTATTTTTGTTGAACTGTACCACAAATATTTATATTTGAGTAGTATAAAAAAATGGACAAACCTATATTAGATTTGTCCATTTTTAAGTGTGTTAATTAATAGTAAATCCTCAACCGAAGTTTCGTTCAGCATCTTTATAATCAATTACATAATTCAATATTGATATCTTCCCATATTAATTCTAGTATCAGTATGATTTTATTGGAATTAAATATAAAATAAAGCTGCTAAACAGCATATGTTGCAGTTTTAAAATCATCTCCACAAGCATTAATCCACCTAAGACTACAAAACCACCTCCTAAAATGTTAAAGTAGTAATTTGACGACATTCATTTACACATGCTAAAAGCATTAAGATAATCAACATTTCAGGAGGAAAAACAATGGCAATGAGCAACAATGATATATTAAAAAGAGTAAGATACGCTTTAGATATAAAAGATATAGATATGGTAGAAATCTTTAAACTTGGCGGTATGGAAGTAACGAAGGAAGACGTAGTTGATATGCTTACAAAAATAAAGAGAGCGCCTCAGCACGAACCTGAAAACCCTGATGTGGAAGAAGATGAGTATGTAAAAACA
This Bacillus paramycoides DNA region includes the following protein-coding sequences:
- a CDS encoding GAF domain-containing sensor histidine kinase, translated to MLSDQARYSRLANITKIINTKLELREVLQRVTIAISEEIVKCNAVGIYLPQEDGTFRGFAGKPETINGVTLDTQVIDPEIDLLAKEVMETKKTIYIPDTSKDDRPDSRPVAAFKIKSLLALPISFGQELFGLVFLFDYGVPMNLTNSEVQSVEAYVNMAAVAIQNANNLKQKENLIAEKQLLLNVTRDLSMCSSIQESFDKCFFYLGQILESKNMAAHLLDPLDKTTIKTTKLSKECDWTEADWVEKSYEAKIQEVIQTKNIDSNGLLMIPLVSMGEVLGVIVVGKEGKAHNYDNSQIQLAKSIVDATAPTFSNLLYMDRLESMVEERTRELAVANEKVTSVIESITDGFFTLNNTWEFTYVNKHQYFPQRKTAKDVLGKNIWEIFPSSIDEVMYKELHRVMSERTTVYFEFFSAPDEYWHEVIAYPYDDGICCIFKNITEKKQYEQELKRLSNIDLIGQMAAGISHEIRNPMTTVRGFLQLLKEEPTYEKHNKHFNLMIEELDRANSIITEFLSMGNTRKSDLQMLDLNSIICDIIPLIKIDTHNQNKYIQVDTNDIPELLLNRNEIRQLLINLYRNGLEAMDKEKVLTISTYKEGRDCVVLAVRDQGKGIRPEVLEKLGTPFYTTKHNGTGLGLGVCYAIAARHNAKIEIQTGSEGTTFFVKFDYLNNKK